The Streptomyces sp. NBC_00224 genome contains the following window.
CCGAACGTCTCGTCCACGAACGTGTCGGGCCGCAGCGACCGCAGCACCGCCGTGTTGCCGATGAGCGCCGCCACCTCGCTCCCCGTCGACTTCACCATCCGGCGCACCACCGGGTACGCCTCGGGGTGCACGCTGGACGAGTCCAGCGGGTCGTCGCCGCCGCGGATCCGCAGGAAGCCCGCGCACTGCTCGTACGCCTTCGGGCCCAGGCGCGCCACGTCCTTGAGCGCCCTGCGGGAGCGGAACGGGCCGTTGGCGTCGCGGTGCGCCACGATGTTCTCGGCGAGCCCGGCGCCGATGCCCGAGACGCGCGAGAGCAGCGGCGCGGACGCCGTGTTGACGTCCACGCCCACCCCGTTCACACAGTCCTCGACGACCGTGTCGAGCGAGCGCGAGAGCTTCACCTCGGAGAGGTCGTGCTGGTACTGGCCGACGCCGATCGACTTGGGGTCGATCTTCACCAGCTCGGCGAGCGGGTCCTGCAGGCGCCGGGCGATGGAGACCGCGCCGCGCAGCGACACGTCCATGTCCGGCAGCTCCTGCGAGGCGAACGCCGACGCCGAGTACACCGAAGCGCCCGCCTCCGACACCATCACCTTGGTGAGTTTCAACTCGGGGTGCTTGGTGATCAGTTCACCGGCGAGCTTGTCGGTCTCGCGGGACGCCGTGCCGTTGCCGATGGCGATCAGGTCGACCGAGTGCTCCTTGGCGAGCCGCGCCAGCTTGGCGAGCGCCTCGTCCCACTTGTTGGCCGGGACGTGCGGGTAGATCACGTCCGTCGCCACGACCTTGCCCGTCGCGTCCACGACGGCCACCTTCACGCCCGTACGGAACCCGGGGTCGAGCCCCAGCGTCGCGCGCGTCCCGGCCGGGGCGGCGAGCAGCAGGTCGCGCAGGTTCGACGCGAAGACCCGCACCGCCTCGTCCTCGGCGGCCGTGCGCAGCCGCAGCCGCAGGTCGATGCCGAGGTGGACCAGGATCCGGGTGCGCCACGCCCAGCGGACGGTGTCCGCCAGCCACTTGTCGCCCGGCCGGCCGCGGTCCGCGATGCCGAAGCGGCGCGCCACCATGTTCTCGTACGCGGAGGGGCCGGGGACTTCCGACGGTTCCTCGGGCTCCAGGACGAGGTCGAGGACGTCCTCCTTCTCGCCGCGCAGCATCGCCAGGACCCGGTGCGAGGGCAGCGCGGTGAACGGCTCGGTGAAGTCGAAGTAGTCGGCGAACTTGGCGCCCGCCTCCTCCTTGCCCGCGCGGACCTTCGCCGCGAGGCGGCCCTTCGTCCACATCCGCTCGCGCACCTCGCCGATCAGGTCGGCGTCCTCCGAGAACTGCTCGGTGAGGATGGAGCGGGCGCCCTCCAGGGCCGCCGCCGGGTCCGCGACGCCCTTGTCCGCGTCGACGAACGCGGCCGCGGCGGTGAGCGGCTCCACCGACGGGTCGGTGAGCAGGCCCTGCGCCAGCGGTTCGAGGCCCGCCTCGCGCGCGATCTGCGCCTTGGTGCGCCGCTTGGGCTTGAAGGGCAGATAGATGTCCTCAAGGCGCGCCTTGGTGTCGGCGCCGCGGATCTGCCGCTCCAGCTCCTCGGTCAGCTTGCCCTGCTCGCGTACGGAGTCGAGGACCGCCGTGCGGCGGTCCTCCAGCTCGCGCAGATACCGCAGCCGCTCCTCCAGGGTGCGCAGCTGGGCGTCGTCGAGCATCTCGGTCGCTTCCTTGCGGTAGCGCGCGATGAACGGCACGGTCGACCCGCCGTCGAGCAGCTCGACGGCGGCCTTCACCTGCCGCTCCCGTACGCCGAGTTCTTCGGCGATCCTGCCTTCGATGGACGTCGTCACGATCACGTACCGCCTTCTCGCAGAGCTTGAGGCGCCATTGTGGCAGGCGGCACCGACAACCGGCGGTCAGCCCTTGCCGGAGAGGTCGGCCGGGAACGCGCCCGCCGCCACCGCCGCCAGCAGGAATCCCCGGGCCAGTTCGGTCAGCCGGTCCACGCCTTCCGCGCCGAGCAGTTCGTACGGGGCGAGGTCGAGCCGGTCGGTGCGGTCCTCGACCTCGGCGCGCAGCGCGGTGCCCGCCTCGGTCAACTCGCCCTCGGCGTCCAGGATCCCGCGCTCGCGCAGCCGTACGGCGGCCGCGTCCCAGTCCGCGCGCCGCCAGCCGCGCGTGCCCAGGATCCAGCGCGGCGCCATGCCCTTGCCGGTGGCGGTGTGGCTGACCAGCGCCTCCAGCGGGTCGAGCCCGGCGTCGAGCAGCGCCGCGAGATGGCCGTCGCCGCGGTGCTCGCGCAGCAGCGTCGCCGCGTGCCAGTACGCCAGGTGCGGCTCCTCGGGCACCGGCAGGTCGGCGTGGGCGGCGTACAGCGGCCGGGCGTAGCGGGTGCAGCCCTCGGCGGCCCGCAGCGCGAGGCGCGCGGCCTCGGCCATCTCCGGCGAGGCCACCGCCTCGTCGCCGAGCAGGCGCCGCAGGGTGCTGTCGACGGCGCGCAGCCGGGCGGCGAGGACCGTCTCGGGGGAGGCGATGTCCCAGACGGCGGGCACGTGCAGGGCGACCAGCTCGTGGTTGAAGTTGTAGAAGGTGGCGGTGACCGTGCCGGGGCCCACCGCGCCCAGTGCGGCGGCGCGTCCGGCGAAGTAGGCGGCGCGCGGGTCCTCGATGCCGATCTCCGCGAGCTCCTTGGCGAAGTCGGGGGAGAAGTAGACGGTCGAGTGCAGCGGGTTGACGGAGTTGTGGCAGCGGCGGCCGGCGCGCGGCGGGAGAGACGTCATACCCGCAGGTTACCGACTGGTCGGTACGCCGTGAAGCCCCGGGGCGGGACGGGCGCCCCGTGGCAGGAAAGGTGGGGTACTCGTCATTGCAGACACCACTGGCACCCCGAAGAATCGTGGGCATGGCACAGAGATCCGTACTCATCGTCCTCTTCGAGGACGTCCAGAGCCTGGACGTCACCGGCCCCATGGAGGTCTTCACCGGGGCCGGCCACTTCGCCGAGGCCGTCGGCGACGAGTACCTCGTCCGCACCGCCACGCTGGACGGCGGCCCGGTCCGCAGCTCCAGCCGCCTCACCCTCGTCCCCGACTTCGCCCTGGCCGAGGCGCCCGAGCCGCACACCCTCCTGGTGCCGGGCGGCCGCGGCACCCGCGCCCCGGACCCGGCCCTGATCGCCTGGCTGCGCGAGCACGGACCCCGGGCCGAGCGGCTGGTCTCCGTCTGCACCGGGGCCGAGCTCCTCGCGGCGGCGGGGCTGCTCGACGGGCGCCGCGCGACCACCCACTGGGCGTACTGCGAGTCGCTCGCGCGCCGGCACCCGAAGGTCACCGTCGAGCCCGACCCCATCTACGTACGCGACGGGAACGTGGCCACCTCGGCGGGGGTGACGGCCGGGATCGACCTCTCCCTCGCGCTCGTCGAGGAGGACCTGGGGCGCGAGGCCGCGCTCACCGTGGCCCGGCACCTGGTGGTGTTCCTGCGCCGCCCCGGCAACCAGGCCCAGTTCAGCGCCCAGCTCTCCGCCCAGACCGCCCGGCGCGAGCCGCTGCGTGAGGTGCAGCACTGGATCACCGAGCACCCGGGCGAGGACCTCTCGGTGGAGGCGCTGGCCGCCCGTGCCCGGCTCTCGCCGCGCCACTTCGCCCGCGCCTTCCACGCCGAGACCGGCTCGACGCCCGGCCGCTATGTCGAGCGCGTCCGCGTCGAACACGCCCGGCGCCTGCTCGAAGACACCGCCGACGGAGTCGAGGAGATCTCCCGCGCCTGCGGCTACGGCACCCCCGAAGCCATGCGCCGCGCCTTCCTCAAGTCCCTCGGAACCGCCCCCGCCGAGTACCGGCGCCGGTTCCACCCCGCCAACTGACCCACCGCCCGAACCGCCCCGAGAGGAACCCGATGCAGATCGCCATCCTGCTCTACGACCGCTTCACCGCCCTGGACGCCATCGGCCCGTACGAGATGCTCTGCCGCCTGCCCGACGCCGAGACGGTCTTCGTCGCCGAGCAGGCCGGTCCGGTGATCAACGACAGGGGCAGCCTGCGCATCGTCGCCGAGAAGACCCTCGACGAGGTGCGCACCCCGGACGTCGTGGTCGTCCCGGGCGGCCCCGGCACCCGGGAGATCCTCGGCAACGAGGCCCTGACCGGTTGGCTGCGCGCGGTCGACGCCGGCACCACCTGGACGACGTCGGTGTGCACCGGCTCGCTGCTGCTCGCGGCGGCCGGGCTGCTGAAGGGCCGGCGCGCCACCACGCACTGGCTCGCCTACGACGCCCTGGCCGCGCTCGGTGCCGAGCCGACCGGCGAGCGGGTGGTGACCGACGGCAAGTACCTCACCGCCGCCGGGGTCTCCTCCGGCATCGACATGGGGCTCACCCTGGTCGGCCGCCTCGCCGGCGACGAGTTCGCGCAGGCCGTGCAGCTGCTGACCGAGTACGACCCGCAGCCGCCCTACGACGCGGGCTCGCCCGACAAGGCCCCGGCGGAGCTGGTGGCCAGGCTGCGCTCGGGGGGCCACGCCGTCGTGGAGTGAGCCCGGTTCAGTCCGAAGCGGTCCAGCCGAAGCGCGGGGCCCTGCGCTCCAGGAACGCGGCGACGCCCTCGGCGGTGTCGTCGCTGCCGCGCGCCTGCTCCGTCCAGTAGGCGTCCCGGTCGGTGCGCCCGTTCGCGAACTCCTTGGCCGCCGCCTGGGTCAGCTGTGAGCGGGCGGCCAGGACGCGGGTGAACTCGGCCACCCGCTTGTCCAGTTCACCGGCCGGCAGCACCTCGTCCACCAGGCCGGTCCGCAGCGCCCGCGCCGAGTCGATCAACTCGGCCGAGAACAGCAGGTACTTGGCGGTCGAGGGACCCACCAGGGCGGCCAGGCGCCGGGTCGAGGACGAGGCGTAGACGATGCCGAGCCTGGCGGGCGTGATCCCGAACGAGGCGCCCTCCTCCGCGAAGCGCAGATCACAGGCGGCCGCGAGCTGACAGCCGCCGCCCACGCAGTAGCCGCGCACGGCGGCCAGCGTCGGCTTGGGGAAGGCGGCGAGCGCCTCCTCGGCCCCCACCGCGAGCGACCGCGGGTCCTCGCCCGGCCCGGGCGCGCGCAGCGAGGAGATGTCCGCGCCCGCGCAGAACGTCGGCCCGGCACCGGTCAGCACCAGGGCCCGTACGTCCCGGTCGGCGGCCAGCTCGTCGAGCAGCGGCGGCAGCGCCCGCCACATCCCGGCCGTCATCGCGTTGCGCTTGGCGGGGTTGCTGATGACGACGGTGGCCACCCCGTCCGCCACGGTGTGCTCCAGCTGCGGCTCCATGCGCCGGATGCTATCCGGGCGGGCCGCTCCTATGATCAAGAGGGGGCCGACCGGCGATGCCACGAGGAGACGCTGATGGCCGCACCCGCAACCGCCCGCGACAGCAGGAAGCTCCGCCGCAGTTTCGGACGACTGACCGTCCTCGGCGCGATCCTCGCGCTCGCGGGCCTGGTCGGTCTCGTCTACACGGGCGTGGCGACCCTCACCTCGATGCTCCTGTTCGGCTGGCTGCTGCTCGTGGGCGGCGTGGTCGGCCTGATGCACGCGATCCAGTCGCGCGGCGGGAACTTCTTCTGGCTCGGCGTGGTGGTCGCGGCCCTGAACATCGCGGCCGGTGTGGTGGTCATCCGCCGCCCCGAGGGCTCGGCCGAGGCGCTGACCATGTTCGCCGCGCTGCTCTTCCTCACCGGCGGGGTGTTCCGGCTCGCGGGCAGCGTGGTGGTGCGCGGGCCGCAGATGGGCTGGACGCTGCTGCAGGGCGCCTTCGGCGTGCTGCTCGGGGTGCTGGTGCTGGCGAGCTGGCCGAGCAGCAGCCGCTATGTGATCGGCTGCTTCTTCTCGCTCGGCCTGCTCTTCGACGGCCTGGGCCTGATCGCGCTCGGCGTCGGCGGTCGGCGGATCGTGGGCCTGGTGACGGACGCGCGGGTGGACACCGACCTCGGAGAGTCCGAATCCGTATCGCAGACACCCCCGCAAGCCGTGGCAAAGCCGTCAGGCAGTGATCAGGGGCGCTTTGGGAGGTGACATCGGCGGGCGATTGCGATCAGAAAGCGTCGATACGCGCTGACTTCTGTTCAGTCGCCCGGTCCGGACCATCCCACTCCCAGACACTCGTTACCAAGAGCCTGACAGCCGAGTGCGAGGGTGGTGCCGGAATATGGAGATCCGCGGGAGCGTGCCACCCGACGCCGCGCCGGCCAGGCCGCTCCCGTACGAGGGGGTCTGGCGCTTCACGGCCCCCGCCATCGACGCCTCGGTCCCACAGGCCCGGCACGCCGTACGCGACCTGCTCCGCCGGCAGGGCGTGCCCATCCACGACGACCTCGTCCAGGGCCTGCTCCTGATCGTCTCCGAACTGGTCACCAACGCGGTCAAGCACGCGGCCCTGCTCTCCCCGCAGGTGGCCGTGGAGGTCGCCATCGGCGCCGAGTGGATCCGGGTCTCGGTGGAGGACAACCACCCCTACCGCCCCAAGGCGCTGGAGACCGACTACGGGCAGACGGGCGGGCGCGGCCTGCTGCTGGTGCGCGAGATCACCTGCGAGGCGGGCGGGGCCTGCGACGTCGAGCAGACCGCGAGCGGCGGCAAGATCATCTGGGTGGCCCTGCCGCTGGCCCCGGTCTCCGGCGCGGTCACCAGCCCGCGGCAGGCCCTGTGAGCTCCCTGACCGCGGGCCGGGCCGCGTCCAGGACCGTCATGAACCACGCGGAGAAGGGCGCCCGCTCGTGCAGCGCGGCCAGCTCCTGCGGGGAGACGAAGGCGGTCTCGTAGACCTCCTCCGGGTCCGGCAGCACGGGCGACTGCACCAGGCCGACGAAGAGGTGGTTGTACTCCTGCTCCACCAGGCCCGAGTCCGGGTCCGGGTGGTTGTAGCGGACCGTGCCCGCCTCGGCGAGCAGCGAGGGCGAGACGCCCAGCTCCTCGTAGGTACGCCGGGCGGCCGCCGCGAAGGGGGACTCGCCGGGGTAGGGGTGTCCGCAGCAGGTGTTCGACCAGACGCCGGGGGAGTGGTACTTGCCGAGCGCGCGGCGCTGGAGCAGCAGCTTGCCCGCCGGGTCGAAGAGGAAGACGGAGAACGCCCGGTGCAGCTTGCCGGGGGCCTGGTGGGCGGAGAGCTTCTCCGCGGTGCCGATGGTGTTGCCGCTCTCGTCGACCAGTTCGAGCATGATCTCTTCGGCGGTCCCGTTCGACGAGCTGTTCGCCGTAGTGGCTGGTGTGGTCGGCATAACCATCCTTCGCTTCGGTCCTCAGCTGCCAAGTCTGCCGTACAAAAGCGGCGTGTCCGCACTTCGACGGGCGGCGCATGTCCGTAATGCGTCGGGTGCGCGACACCACCGAAGAAGGGATCGTGCCCAGCCGCACCGGAGCGGAATCATCGAACGTGCGAGCGAGCCGGGGTGTCCGGCCCGGTGCCGGTCAGTGGCAGAGCCCGGCCTCGTGGGCCGCGTGGCCGCTCGGCTCCAGCTGGAAGGTGCAGTGCTCCACATCGAAGTGATCACCCAGGCAGCCCTGCAGATCGTGCAGCAGCTTCTCGTGGCCCACCGAGTCCAGGGCCTCCTGGCTGACCACCACATGGGCCGAGAGCACCGGCATCCCGGAGGTGATCGTCCAGGCGTGCAGGTCATGGACGTCCTCGACGCCCGGCAGGGCCACGATGTGCGCCCGCACCTCGCCCATGTCGACGCCCTTGGGCGCGGCCTCCAGGAGCACGTTCAGCGTCTCCCGCAGCAGCTTCACCGTACGAGGGACGATCATGAGGCCGATCACCAGCGAGGCGATCGGGTCGGCGGGCTGCCAGCCGGTCGTCATGATGATCACGGCCGAGAGCAGTACGGCCACGGAGCCGAGCGCGTCCGCGAGCACCTCCAGAAAAGCGCCGCGCACATTGAGGCTCTCCTGCTGGCCGCCGACCAGGAGTGAGAGCGAGACCATGTTGGCGACCAGACCGATCAGGCCGAAAATGATCGTCGTCGGCCCCGAGGTGTCGGCCGGTTCGACGAACCGCTGGACCGCCTCGTACAGCACGTATCCACCGACACCGAGCAGCAGCAGACAGTTGGCGAGCGCGGCCAGGATCTCGGCGCGGGCGTAGCCGAACGTCCGGTTGTGGCCGGCCGGGCGGTTGGCGAAGTGGATGGCGAGCAGCGCCATCGCGAGCCCGAGGGCGTCCGTCGCCATGTGCGCCGCGTCCGCGACCAGCGCCAGCGAGTCCGCGAGCAGCCCGCCGACGATCTCGACCACCATCACGCCCAGCGTGATGCCCAGGGCCACCCGCAGCCGCCCCCTGTACGCCGCGGCGGCCGTCCCGGTGGGCGCCGGTCCGCCGTGTGCGTGCCCGTGGTCGTGCCCAGCCCCCATGGAAGGCCACCTCTCAGACTGTCGGCAAGGTTGTGCGATCTGCGTACGAGGGGTCAGTGAACTACGGGCGGGGGGTATGGAGCAACACGGCACTGAACACCGTTGTCATGTGCTCTGACCTGCGGAAACGCTCTCCTCGCGATGTTTGTTCGCCGTTCGCACGAGCGTCGCAGGTCAGAGCGGTGCGCGGCCGTCCGGTACGGCTCGGAGCCCAGGGGCCGACGGACGGGGGGCGGTTTGTGGGGCGCGCCCTTGATCGACGATGATGATCCACGCGGCGGTCCCCCGCCGTAGGGCCCGATCGGGGCGTAAACAGGCGATGAACTCCCGGTTCCACGCATC
Protein-coding sequences here:
- a CDS encoding Tex family protein, giving the protein MTTSIEGRIAEELGVRERQVKAAVELLDGGSTVPFIARYRKEATEMLDDAQLRTLEERLRYLRELEDRRTAVLDSVREQGKLTEELERQIRGADTKARLEDIYLPFKPKRRTKAQIAREAGLEPLAQGLLTDPSVEPLTAAAAFVDADKGVADPAAALEGARSILTEQFSEDADLIGEVRERMWTKGRLAAKVRAGKEEAGAKFADYFDFTEPFTALPSHRVLAMLRGEKEDVLDLVLEPEEPSEVPGPSAYENMVARRFGIADRGRPGDKWLADTVRWAWRTRILVHLGIDLRLRLRTAAEDEAVRVFASNLRDLLLAAPAGTRATLGLDPGFRTGVKVAVVDATGKVVATDVIYPHVPANKWDEALAKLARLAKEHSVDLIAIGNGTASRETDKLAGELITKHPELKLTKVMVSEAGASVYSASAFASQELPDMDVSLRGAVSIARRLQDPLAELVKIDPKSIGVGQYQHDLSEVKLSRSLDTVVEDCVNGVGVDVNTASAPLLSRVSGIGAGLAENIVAHRDANGPFRSRRALKDVARLGPKAYEQCAGFLRIRGGDDPLDSSSVHPEAYPVVRRMVKSTGSEVAALIGNTAVLRSLRPDTFVDETFGLPTVTDILRELEKPGRDPRPAFKTATFKEGVEKIGDLEPGMVLEGVVTNVAAFGAFIDIGVHQDGLAHVSALSKTFVKDPREVVKPGDIVKVKVLEVDVPRKRISLTLRLDDDASGGGQKREERGGRPPQQRQQQRGGGDRDRGGRQSPPPTNGAMADALRKAGLLDPKGRR
- a CDS encoding ATP-binding protein; this translates as MEIRGSVPPDAAPARPLPYEGVWRFTAPAIDASVPQARHAVRDLLRRQGVPIHDDLVQGLLLIVSELVTNAVKHAALLSPQVAVEVAIGAEWIRVSVEDNHPYRPKALETDYGQTGGRGLLLVREITCEAGGACDVEQTASGGKIIWVALPLAPVSGAVTSPRQAL
- a CDS encoding enoyl-CoA hydratase/isomerase family protein, giving the protein MEPQLEHTVADGVATVVISNPAKRNAMTAGMWRALPPLLDELAADRDVRALVLTGAGPTFCAGADISSLRAPGPGEDPRSLAVGAEEALAAFPKPTLAAVRGYCVGGGCQLAAACDLRFAEEGASFGITPARLGIVYASSSTRRLAALVGPSTAKYLLFSAELIDSARALRTGLVDEVLPAGELDKRVAEFTRVLAARSQLTQAAAKEFANGRTDRDAYWTEQARGSDDTAEGVAAFLERRAPRFGWTASD
- a CDS encoding cation diffusion facilitator family transporter, coding for MGAGHDHGHAHGGPAPTGTAAAAYRGRLRVALGITLGVMVVEIVGGLLADSLALVADAAHMATDALGLAMALLAIHFANRPAGHNRTFGYARAEILAALANCLLLLGVGGYVLYEAVQRFVEPADTSGPTTIIFGLIGLVANMVSLSLLVGGQQESLNVRGAFLEVLADALGSVAVLLSAVIIMTTGWQPADPIASLVIGLMIVPRTVKLLRETLNVLLEAAPKGVDMGEVRAHIVALPGVEDVHDLHAWTITSGMPVLSAHVVVSQEALDSVGHEKLLHDLQGCLGDHFDVEHCTFQLEPSGHAAHEAGLCH
- a CDS encoding GlxA family transcriptional regulator gives rise to the protein MAQRSVLIVLFEDVQSLDVTGPMEVFTGAGHFAEAVGDEYLVRTATLDGGPVRSSSRLTLVPDFALAEAPEPHTLLVPGGRGTRAPDPALIAWLREHGPRAERLVSVCTGAELLAAAGLLDGRRATTHWAYCESLARRHPKVTVEPDPIYVRDGNVATSAGVTAGIDLSLALVEEDLGREAALTVARHLVVFLRRPGNQAQFSAQLSAQTARREPLREVQHWITEHPGEDLSVEALAARARLSPRHFARAFHAETGSTPGRYVERVRVEHARRLLEDTADGVEEISRACGYGTPEAMRRAFLKSLGTAPAEYRRRFHPAN
- a CDS encoding HdeD family acid-resistance protein, translated to MAAPATARDSRKLRRSFGRLTVLGAILALAGLVGLVYTGVATLTSMLLFGWLLLVGGVVGLMHAIQSRGGNFFWLGVVVAALNIAAGVVVIRRPEGSAEALTMFAALLFLTGGVFRLAGSVVVRGPQMGWTLLQGAFGVLLGVLVLASWPSSSRYVIGCFFSLGLLFDGLGLIALGVGGRRIVGLVTDARVDTDLGESESVSQTPPQAVAKPSGSDQGRFGR
- a CDS encoding DJ-1/PfpI family protein, whose product is MQIAILLYDRFTALDAIGPYEMLCRLPDAETVFVAEQAGPVINDRGSLRIVAEKTLDEVRTPDVVVVPGGPGTREILGNEALTGWLRAVDAGTTWTTSVCTGSLLLAAAGLLKGRRATTHWLAYDALAALGAEPTGERVVTDGKYLTAAGVSSGIDMGLTLVGRLAGDEFAQAVQLLTEYDPQPPYDAGSPDKAPAELVARLRSGGHAVVE
- the idi gene encoding isopentenyl-diphosphate Delta-isomerase, translating into MPTTPATTANSSSNGTAEEIMLELVDESGNTIGTAEKLSAHQAPGKLHRAFSVFLFDPAGKLLLQRRALGKYHSPGVWSNTCCGHPYPGESPFAAAARRTYEELGVSPSLLAEAGTVRYNHPDPDSGLVEQEYNHLFVGLVQSPVLPDPEEVYETAFVSPQELAALHERAPFSAWFMTVLDAARPAVRELTGPAAGW